Part of the Citrus sinensis cultivar Valencia sweet orange chromosome 2, DVS_A1.0, whole genome shotgun sequence genome, AAACTAGACTGATCACTGCCCAAGGTGCTAGTGATCTAGTCAATACAAGTTGCACAAACCCAAGATCTAATCAGATAAACTCACTCAGtaacaaaagaacaagaatTTGATCATGAACAAAACTAGAAACAAGAACCCATAtaaaccaaaattttaagtggTTCAGCTAAGCATGGAATGCTCAGCTTACATCCACGAGAGAAGCCTCAAGATGAGCTTTATTGAATCAACAATGAAGATTGTTACAGAGCCTTACACCAGACTTTACAGAGAACAAGATAACACTTTCTCTCACACAAAACCCTCACTGCAAGACTCTAGAATCGTTCCTGAACTTGCCCCAAAACCAACCTTTATACCATGTTTAGATAGCTAGCTTAATTTCCAGATTGTATGGATTGTTGACACGTGGTTAACAACCTTTAACGAACTCGGAACAACCTCCATCACATGCTTCCTCACATGCTTCCTCACATGGTTACTTAAACTGTTATCCAAAATGAGCTGGATCGTTGTCGTTTTGTCTAAATCGTTTTTTGTTATGAAGCAGCTGAGCAGCATGTGAGCTAACGAAGCTTTTACAGTTCCAAAACGCAGTCGTttttggaaagctaacttgaTTCACCACCTCACAACACCCAACATACTTGAAAACGTTTTTAGAGTCAATGATATTGTGATCGAACATGGTTACCGAAATTCTATAATTTGAACGACGTTTTGTACATAACAGATTTGTCTATAAGGCAAAAAGCATAGAAGCAACGAACACTTCTTTAAAGAGAAATATAAttcataatcattttttttaaccttaaaATACAATACCATGGATTCATAGCCTCCACCCATTTATAGTAGAGCAAAGTCAAGGAAATCATGTGTCCTGcttagtttaattattaattattgtgttgtaaaggtttCGTTTTATAATTGTTGGTATTTGTTTGTACAATTAAATTTGCATCTCTAGAATTTTGTTAAGTTTGGATATTGTTTGTAATCATTGCcgcataatattattttcattttcattttttaagttgaaatatgatagatttataatttatgactAAAATCTAAACAACtcaaaataattagttgtgTACTTTTTTTGGTTGTTGGAGAATTAGTCGTGTCACTAATCGTGTAATGGTCTTAAACACAAACTGTTGTCATCATATTGGTGCCTCTACATCTCCTCGTTGTCAACTTGTCATACCTGCTAGAAGGGGAGATATCGGCCTAATTTTACATTATCCGCATCAAATTGGAATATTGGAAAAAATCAGGGGAGGTGTGTGATAATACCCTGAGACAATGAGAAGGTGAGGATTTGGGCCTGATGGCGGCCCAATTTCCTAAACTGGTGCTTTCCCAATGATACGATTAAACAGAGAATTATCGATAACGCCATAATGTAGTAACTACGCACCGTAACGCAACGCGGCACAGCACAACAGCAGCGACGATGCTGACACCGAGTCACCGACCCGAactcaaaaattataatcaaaatttaaccaaaacaGATACTCCTTTTCGTCGTCTATAAGAAACCAACAAACCCTTCGTCGTTAATAATCTGTCTATCTATCTCTCAATCATCATCGTCAATTCATCATCCACTCTGCGATGAATACATCGCAGTTCATGGACAAGCAGATAATGGATTTGACGTCGTCGCCGAGCATGGACAAAGACTTGATGGATCTGACGAATCATCATCGTCCGCCGCAGCACGAAGAGGACGATCGCGATGCGAATAATAATGGGATTGGGATTAAGAAAGAAGAGATCGTGCCCAGTTACGATTTTCTGCCGATTCGTGGTGGCTTGTCTCAGTCTCTTAATTTGGACTCTTCTGTTAACAACGATGCTGCTGTTGGTGCTAGGGTTTGGAATTCTTCTGAGAATAAACCAAACTCTTCTTTGCCTCCGGTGAGAGTGAGTATTTGGCActctcttttatttgtttgtaatCCAGATGGGTTTTGATTATTGTCGGGTGTTTTTGTCTGTGTGTGAGATATTTtatggattaaatttattgtttcattGGTGATGAATTGCTATTCATTAGGTGAACGCAATGCGATTAGTGAAAGATTTGTTTTGTGCTTTGTTTAACTGTTAACACTTGGGATTAATTTTGGGTCCACTTTCGCCAAATCTAGTGCGTTgtctttatcttttgaaacAACGGTTATATATATTAGGAGTCAGCATCATAGCTCAAAATACACTCAGAATCTGCCAATGGAATCTAGTGAGGAGCATTATGCAGAAATGTGTGTGCGTTTTTCCCCCCTGTTTGAGTATAGTCTTGGATTTAGTCACGCTTGGAGCTGAGTCTTTTGGTCTCACTATTGTTGTTTACTCAGGTTTTAAACACTGTTACTAAAGTGGCAGCCCTGCTGCGGCTTTGTGCTCATACATTTTAGATTCTTTATGTTTCCTTGGTTAAGCTATCTCTCTTCTCTTGGTGTCTGTGTGCAAACAAGTTGGTGTTTGGACATTGGAAGATCTATCTTTTTTCAGTTCCTTTATTTGTCTTCTTGATTGGTGCTTTCTCTATGCATTTAGTTCAATCATTCttttttgattatttctttaaaaaataatattgtattgGATTTCTGGTTCTTTGCTTGGGTTATGGACAGTTTTGTGTAAATTTTGCTACTGTGTTGCTAGGAGGTCAATGATGATAGCATTTGTATTCAACTTGTTTTGTTTACtctaaatttatatgtttCCTTGTTGTGTACAGAATTTTGGTTCTCTGGACAATTTTGACTGCCCAAAATTCAACCTGGGAAATCGCTCTGATGCTACCATAGTTTCAGATATTGATCaaacaatgaagaaatatgCTGACAATTTACTGCATGTGCTTGAAGGTGTCAGTGCACGGCTAACACAATTGGATGCTAGAACCCGCAACCTTGAGAGTTCTGTTGATGATTTGAAGGTATCTGTTGGAAGCAATCATGCAAGCACTGATGGAAAAATGAGGCAGgtggaaaatattttgagagaGGTATCTTCTTCATTGATCCTTTCTCTTATTGCTTGCTCCAATCTTGATCGCCTCTGCGCTAGATGCGCATGGTCGATGGCGTAAGCACTGCATCTGATGGGAGATGCTATGGAAATCTTTTCTACTTTCAACTACTCCCATTAGTTATTGCAAAGTGCTTCCTCCAGATTCATGATAAGCTGCTTGTATTTGACATAATCAAATATGTCAATTCTATAGGAATCGACCTTTAGATTTTAGAACTTGAGGGAACTTGGTTTAATGTGCCTTGAAGATGGTAGATTCTTTGGAAATGTCACATGTTTGGtagacaataaaatatttttctccacATTGAAGTCATCAAGCCTAGCTTTCTTCTGAAAGAGATTAGCTTTACAATTTTCATCTAAAGATGCTCATCTTTCCATCTTGTCTTGCTCTTAATGTTAACATATTTGGCATTAGTTAGCAACAACTATGTGCCTAAATTTGTCATCATTTTAACCCCAATGTGAAgttaaatttcaatatcaGAAGTGGGCCTAGGATTTTCAATGCTGAATATATGGTTTTGGCAGCTCATCAGGTAGAATTATATTGGATTATTTAGGACTATCATGTTGAAGGAGGTAGGAATCTGATAATTCAGAATGATGggatgtcattttttttttatttcgtattaaaagaaattgttcTAGGATCTAGTCAAAGCTGCATCAGGTTTGGAGATATTAAAACCTAAGAGGTCGACTTAGGTGGTAATAACTCAGATAGACAAacacattttcattctttcattctttctTTAAGTGTACTTCTTGTGTTGGATGGTTTGGACCTCATTATAGAAGGCTTCTCTCTGCTTCCTCTTTTcctttgtttcctttttcctcCTCCATTGGTGTATTTTGATGAAATGCTGAAGTTTTGTCGGGTGATATggttttatttgtatattttctcTTGTTGCTCATAATGGTAATTGTCGTCGATCAAACGCAGGTGCAATCAGGGATACTTGTTTTAAAGGATAAGCAAGAGATGTTGGAGGCTCAGATGCAGCATGGAAAACTGCAAGGGTCCAAGGTAGATCAGCCATCAGAAAGCCGGAGCACCGTGCACACAGAGGCGGTGCACCAATCAGCATCTGCTTCCCTGCAATCTCACATTCAGCATCCTTCTCCTCCTGTTACTTTTCCGCAGTCAGTTCCTCCTCTTCCTTCCACAATTGCTCCTCCAGCTCTGCAGCAGAATCTATCACCTGCTACACAACAGAATCTACCAGCTGCTCCGCAACAAAACCTACCACCTGCTGTTCAGCTTCCAAATCAGTTCCTCCAGAGCCAGAACCCTACTGTATCTCAGCGAGATCCTTATCATCCAATACCTGGTCAAACTCAAGATGTCCCAAGTCAACAATACCCAGTTCCTCCAACTCAGCAGTCACAGGCCCCTCCTCCAGCTCCTCCACACCAACCATATCAACCTACCCCACCACCATCTTACTCTCAGCCACCTCAGCTGCCTCTATCTCAGTCTTCATTAGGCCACCTTCCTGAAGAGACAGCTTACATGCCTTCTCAAAACTACCCACCAAACCTTCGCCAGCCTGCTTCTCAGACACCAAGTGTGTCCCCTCCCTCACAAACGTATTACGGAGCTCCACCTTCTCACTTATATGAGTCACCACCCAGCAGACCAAATTCTGGGTTTCCTACAGGGTACGGGACACATTCTGGGCCAAACGAACCACATCCTTACGGTGGACCACCTTCT contains:
- the LOC102625691 gene encoding protein transport protein sec31 isoform X2, with the protein product MNTSQFMDKQIMDLTSSPSMDKDLMDLTNHHRPPQHEEDDRDANNNGIGIKKEEIVPSYDFLPIRGGLSQSLNLDSSVNNDAAVGARVWNSSENKPNSSLPPNFGSLDNFDCPKFNLGNRSDATIVSDIDQTMKKYADNLLHVLEGVSARLTQLDARTRNLESSVDDLKVSVGSNHASTDGKMRQVENILREVQSGILVLKDKQEMLEAQMQHGKLQGSKVDQPSESRSTVHTEAVHQSASASLQSHIQHPSPPVTFPQSVPPLPSTIAPPALQQNLSPATQQNLPAAPQQNLPPAVQLPNQFLQSQNPTVSQRDPYHPIPGQTQDVPSQQYPVPPTQQSQAPPPAPPHQPYQPTPPPSYSQPPQLPLSQSSLGHLPEETAYMPSQNYPPNLRQPASQTPSVSPPSQTYYGAPPSHLYESPPSRPNSGFPTGYGTHSGPNEPHPYGGPPSQYVSGSTIKPQQHSSAMMHSGGSGYLQLPSARVLPQSIPSASGASGGPGSPGTGNRVPIDDVVAKVASMGFPRDHVRATVQKMTENGQSVDLNKVLDKLMSDGEVQPPRGWFGR
- the LOC102625691 gene encoding protein transport protein sec31 isoform X1; this encodes MNTSQFMDKQIMDLTSSPSMDKDLMDLTNHHRPPQHEEDDRDANNNGIGIKKEEIVPSYDFLPIRGGLSQSLNLDSSVNNDAAVGARVWNSSENKPNSSLPPVRNFGSLDNFDCPKFNLGNRSDATIVSDIDQTMKKYADNLLHVLEGVSARLTQLDARTRNLESSVDDLKVSVGSNHASTDGKMRQVENILREVQSGILVLKDKQEMLEAQMQHGKLQGSKVDQPSESRSTVHTEAVHQSASASLQSHIQHPSPPVTFPQSVPPLPSTIAPPALQQNLSPATQQNLPAAPQQNLPPAVQLPNQFLQSQNPTVSQRDPYHPIPGQTQDVPSQQYPVPPTQQSQAPPPAPPHQPYQPTPPPSYSQPPQLPLSQSSLGHLPEETAYMPSQNYPPNLRQPASQTPSVSPPSQTYYGAPPSHLYESPPSRPNSGFPTGYGTHSGPNEPHPYGGPPSQYVSGSTIKPQQHSSAMMHSGGSGYLQLPSARVLPQSIPSASGASGGPGSPGTGNRVPIDDVVAKVASMGFPRDHVRATVQKMTENGQSVDLNKVLDKLMSDGEVQPPRGWFGR